A stretch of Geomonas oryzisoli DNA encodes these proteins:
- a CDS encoding cytochrome c3 family protein — translation MLKKTLAVLAATAVISGALWSWAATSFQLQTKLNNTGGTLQIRNNPVQTASGTVVYTNFTTSELVPVKVTANPGFKITSLTKTGVAQVIGNYTTHYSTTFKKADGSPQSLIAGFTAQKYTVSGTAYGPGGITPASTQVTYGGTAVFTVTPNANSVLTSVSGGTATNLSGGAISFPYLGQANITVRNVTGPAAVTASFSSVGISAGESQTGMIVTKVTLRGSMQGGGTFTWSQESGPAVTLQDASTLNPNFVPMTLGTYVFRATQYLDGVAVSTSTTQVKVVDSLIDSMRTDCNGCHSATGVYPTPMAFTLWSSSNHKSLGVSCVSCHTTGAMPTPVNVSSVDSNTFVNLAASAGPVGGYFCAACHTDSIFSGYDRSMHKTVGVTCTSCHKGGAHQPEADPGVCAGCHYNGLGIVPNHTVEIGRNVLCISCHNPHSSFAAVQGDLETLHYGNMTTGAYPATYVTSRSACTDCHFSTVTNQAIRQAWYTSGHAHGAAPAFSSYDFKTMNGCVQCHTTTGFVNFSTAKVTTAWGDSADKTKEMVTCRACHVDITTGALRTMAPSKPFANEPTYLNPAVGESNLCMTCHSGTNTGQVITDKLQANADFTNLAFIPPHYAVSGATMYAKGGYQFPGRNYDLGATHSNLGFDNAKGPCVMCHRNGTYGHSFRSGVSSICTTCHGTNMTEDQRLLARDSFTSLLEVLRAQLAAKGFIYTEKAPHFNERNWGSGQQGANVMGAAFNYALLLRELGSFGHNPRYSKQLAMDSIDILDNGVIDDSVTTLAVPTLRDAGAISQAVADSVVAYKARNLCITCHGGSASTPSPMATNQHATHITAVYGPGNFLGSEYTACQACHVGTTATHMNGSPDLKSGNGSLCLGCHAGQLVDWKTTTRIECTVCHAQNPSTLPNGVQAPYKAYFGTSGHGRFAAANQCTVCHDRNATHITGTLGDSKRLLMNNDNTLCASCHSNAAIVSARILNLGTHVTKDNVDINCRECHDTHGTGNLSMIRSEIGGFTIAYTDRINTLVETTYNRGLCQVCHTKTNHYRAGVPETGHYTSGCLDCHPHNGVGGAFKPVGGACDSCHGYPPAPKNTATVFGSYANWANARFEDYSGGGGAHLVAAHISPFATPGEGWANCSVCHNAGMSHKMTTPIKDHIENVTVVVDSSLRFSNSFTIYTGAKLTSVPGANMTGSCFNIACHMSPSARWSTER, via the coding sequence ATGCTGAAAAAAACACTGGCTGTTCTGGCTGCTACGGCCGTCATATCGGGGGCGCTCTGGTCGTGGGCTGCGACGTCGTTCCAACTGCAGACCAAGCTGAACAACACCGGCGGTACCCTCCAGATCCGCAACAACCCCGTCCAGACAGCTTCCGGTACGGTCGTGTACACCAACTTCACCACCTCGGAACTGGTTCCGGTGAAGGTAACCGCCAACCCCGGGTTCAAGATCACCAGTCTGACCAAGACCGGTGTGGCCCAGGTGATCGGCAACTACACAACGCACTACTCCACGACCTTCAAGAAGGCTGACGGCTCGCCCCAGTCCCTCATCGCGGGCTTCACCGCCCAGAAGTACACGGTCAGCGGCACCGCCTACGGCCCGGGCGGCATCACCCCGGCCAGCACCCAGGTCACCTACGGCGGCACCGCGGTCTTCACCGTCACCCCCAATGCCAACTCGGTGCTGACCTCCGTCAGCGGCGGCACGGCCACCAACCTTTCCGGCGGCGCGATCAGCTTCCCCTACCTCGGCCAGGCCAACATCACGGTCAGGAACGTAACCGGTCCGGCCGCCGTGACAGCGTCCTTCTCCTCGGTGGGGATCAGCGCCGGCGAGAGCCAGACCGGGATGATCGTCACCAAGGTGACCCTGAGGGGCTCGATGCAGGGTGGCGGCACCTTCACCTGGAGCCAGGAGAGCGGCCCGGCAGTCACCCTGCAGGACGCCAGCACCCTGAACCCGAACTTCGTGCCGATGACGCTGGGCACCTACGTGTTCCGCGCCACACAGTACCTGGACGGCGTCGCGGTTTCCACCTCCACCACCCAGGTGAAGGTGGTCGACTCGCTGATCGACTCCATGCGGACCGACTGCAACGGCTGCCACTCCGCCACCGGCGTCTACCCGACCCCGATGGCGTTCACCCTGTGGTCCTCCTCGAACCACAAGTCCCTGGGCGTTTCCTGCGTTTCCTGCCATACCACCGGTGCCATGCCGACCCCGGTCAACGTCTCGAGCGTCGACTCCAACACCTTCGTCAACCTGGCGGCCTCCGCGGGCCCGGTGGGCGGTTACTTCTGCGCCGCCTGCCACACCGACTCGATTTTCTCCGGCTATGACCGCTCCATGCATAAGACGGTTGGCGTCACCTGTACCTCCTGCCACAAGGGGGGGGCGCATCAGCCCGAGGCGGACCCGGGCGTCTGCGCGGGATGCCACTACAACGGCCTGGGCATCGTCCCCAACCACACGGTAGAGATCGGCAGGAACGTTCTCTGTATCTCCTGCCACAACCCGCACTCCAGCTTCGCGGCGGTGCAGGGCGACCTGGAGACGCTGCACTACGGCAACATGACCACCGGCGCCTACCCGGCGACCTACGTCACCTCGCGTTCGGCCTGCACCGACTGCCACTTCTCGACGGTCACCAACCAGGCGATCCGCCAGGCGTGGTACACCTCGGGTCACGCCCACGGGGCCGCGCCGGCGTTCTCCAGCTACGACTTCAAGACCATGAACGGCTGCGTGCAGTGCCACACCACCACGGGCTTCGTGAACTTCTCCACCGCCAAGGTGACCACGGCCTGGGGCGATTCCGCGGACAAGACCAAGGAGATGGTCACCTGCCGCGCCTGCCACGTCGACATCACCACCGGCGCGCTGCGCACCATGGCGCCGTCCAAGCCGTTCGCCAACGAGCCCACCTACCTGAACCCGGCAGTGGGCGAGTCCAACCTGTGCATGACCTGCCACAGCGGCACCAACACCGGCCAGGTGATCACGGACAAACTGCAGGCGAACGCGGACTTCACCAACCTCGCCTTCATCCCGCCGCACTACGCGGTCTCCGGCGCCACCATGTACGCCAAGGGGGGCTACCAATTCCCGGGACGCAACTACGACCTGGGCGCCACCCACAGCAACCTCGGCTTCGACAACGCCAAGGGGCCCTGCGTCATGTGCCACAGAAACGGCACCTACGGCCACTCCTTCAGAAGCGGGGTGAGCTCGATCTGCACCACCTGCCACGGCACCAACATGACGGAAGATCAGCGCCTGCTGGCGCGCGACTCCTTCACGAGCCTTTTGGAAGTGCTGCGTGCCCAACTGGCGGCCAAGGGCTTCATCTACACCGAGAAGGCGCCGCACTTCAACGAGCGTAACTGGGGCTCCGGTCAGCAGGGTGCGAACGTCATGGGCGCCGCCTTCAACTACGCCCTGTTGCTGCGGGAGCTCGGTTCCTTCGGCCACAACCCGCGCTACTCGAAACAGCTGGCCATGGACTCCATCGACATCCTGGACAACGGCGTGATCGACGACTCGGTGACCACGCTGGCGGTGCCGACCCTGCGCGACGCGGGTGCGATCAGCCAGGCGGTGGCCGATTCCGTCGTCGCCTACAAGGCGCGCAACCTGTGCATCACCTGCCACGGCGGCTCCGCTTCGACCCCGAGCCCGATGGCGACCAACCAGCATGCGACCCACATCACCGCGGTCTACGGCCCGGGCAACTTCCTGGGGAGCGAGTACACCGCCTGCCAGGCCTGCCACGTCGGGACCACCGCAACGCACATGAACGGCTCGCCGGACCTGAAGAGCGGCAACGGCTCGCTGTGCCTTGGGTGCCACGCCGGCCAGCTGGTTGACTGGAAAACCACCACCCGCATCGAGTGCACCGTGTGCCACGCGCAGAACCCATCGACGCTCCCCAACGGGGTGCAGGCGCCGTACAAGGCCTACTTCGGCACCTCCGGCCACGGCCGCTTCGCCGCTGCGAACCAGTGCACCGTGTGCCACGACAGGAACGCGACCCACATCACCGGGACCCTGGGGGACAGCAAGCGTCTGCTCATGAACAACGACAACACGCTGTGCGCCTCCTGCCACAGCAACGCCGCCATCGTCTCGGCGCGCATCCTGAACCTCGGCACGCACGTCACCAAGGACAACGTGGACATCAACTGCCGCGAGTGCCACGACACGCACGGCACCGGCAACCTCTCCATGATCAGAAGCGAGATCGGGGGCTTCACCATCGCCTACACCGACCGGATCAACACGCTGGTGGAGACCACCTACAACCGCGGCCTGTGCCAGGTCTGCCACACCAAGACCAACCACTACCGCGCCGGCGTGCCTGAAACCGGCCATTACACCTCGGGCTGCCTGGACTGCCATCCGCACAATGGCGTCGGCGGCGCCTTCAAGCCGGTCGGCGGCGCCTGCGACTCCTGCCACGGCTATCCGCCTGCGCCGAAGAACACCGCCACCGTGTTCGGCAGCTACGCCAACTGGGCCAACGCGCGCTTCGAGGACTACTCGGGCGGCGGCGGTGCGCATCTCGTGGCGGCGCATATCTCGCCGTTCGCCACCCCGGGGGAAGGGTGGGCCAACTGTTCGGTATGCCACAACGCCGGGATGTCACACAAGATGACCACCCCGATCAAAGATCACATCGAGAACGTGACCGTGGTGGTGGACAGCAGCCTGCGCTTCTCCAACAGCTTCACCATCTACACCGGCGCCAAGCTGACCAGCGTGCCGGGTGCCAACATGACCGGCAGCTGCTTCAACATCGCCTGCCACATGAGCCCGTCGGCACGGTGGAGTACAGAAAGGTAA
- a CDS encoding CxxxxCH/CxxCH domain c-type cytochrome, translated as MAGTRAEAAPQYDYGCDACHTLPPLDSANGQRIPATGAFKGNHAGHADSTAQSCVKCHGSGVLVYQNGHRTADIKVSGNINGSATGSYSRAFVNQTSVPPTPLGSCSNVNCHFERTSPEWGSAAYASPTDCNSCHGSSMTAGHPVSGSKHGTYYGTGTGACVKCHTDHSAEAKPFAHATSVTHRGIALNFTAAPNNGGSYSGPTNDFLPSQTNTFGSCSGLYCHSDGTTKTGPFTTTTVPNWGNATLGCNGCHGGPASLGTKILATGKHQAHVNNSGTLGSNYGCADCHGKTAASDSVIGTIANHVNTFVEYSGAKAGKNYSGGSCSTSYCHTSGKKGVTGMASTVEPAAPSWSGAAMVCNGCHGAQVTPTAGVAFNSVAGEPNYVSGAAGSGTANSHQKHVAAAGASTCANCHSKTTTTGTTLIAAGQHIDGFINFTSGNGKTFGKQANKTCSDISCHSGNGIVANVGAAQWGGTLNCNGCHGGPLALGSNVIGSGKHTAHVNQAGVIGDNMGCVDCHSKTVSSDSVVSDSSKHMNNFVDYSGARAGKSSTYSAGTCSSTYCHTSGKKGQTGMVATVEPGNPSWSGAALGCNGCHGAQVTPTAGVAFNSVAGEPNYVSGAAGSANANSHQKHVGTAGATTCVSCHSKTTSTGTSIIAGSQHLDRFANYTAGGGKTFGKVANKTCSNISCHSGSGIVANVANAQWGATLGCNGCHGGPTALGSSILNTGKHTAHVNQAGVLGDNYGCVECHSKTVSSDSVVSDSTKHLNSFVDYSGAKAGRSTTYSGGTCSSTYCHTSGKKGQTGMVATVEPANPSWSGATMGCNGCHGVQILPTAGVAFNSVAGEPNYVSGAAGAANANSHQKHVGTAGATTCANCHSKTTANGTTLISGGQHTDRFINYTAGNGKTFGKVANKTCSNISCHSGSGIVANVANAQWGATLGCNGCHGGPTALGSNILSTGKHTQHVNQAGVIGDNMGCVECHSKTVSSDSVISDSTKHLNAFLDYSGAKAGKSSTYVSGTCSATYCHTSGKKGFTGMVATVEPGNPSWSGAALGCNGCHGAQVTPTAGVAFNSVAGEPNYVSGAAGSSNANSHQKHVGTAGATTCANCHSKTTSNGTSILAGGQHLDRFNNYTAGNGKTFGKLVNKTCSNISCHSGSGIVTNVGDAQWGATLGCNGCHGGPAALGSNILNSGKHAAHVNQAGVLGTNLGCVECHSKTVSSDSVVSDSTKHLNSFVDYSGAKAGKSTTYSAGTCSASYCHTSGKKGQTGMVATVEPANPSWSGAAMGCNGCHGAQLTPTAGVAFNSVAGEPNYVSGAAGAANANSHQKHVGAAGATTCANCHSKTTTDGTTLVAGGQHLDRFSNYTAGNGKTFGKVANKTCSNISCHSGSGIVANVANAQWGATLGCNGCHGGPTALGSNILNTGKHTAHINQAGVIGDNIGCVACHAKTVSSDSVISDSTKHLNSFVDYSGVQAGKSTTYSAGTCSATYCHTSGKKGFTGMVATVEPAAPSWSGSALGCTGCHGAQVLPTAGVDFNSVAGEPNYVSGAAGSDNANSHKKHVGASGAVTCVYCHSKTTTTGTSIVAGGQHINSFNNYTAGGGKTFGKQANKTCSNISCHSGNGIVAGVPSAQWGATLNCNGCHGGPAALVTNVLVTGKHTAHINNASAGGNYGCVDCHAKTVSSDSAIADTTKHGNAFVDYSGVRAGKSSTYVSGTCSATYCHTSGKKGQTGMVATVEPANPSWSGAALGCNGCHGAQVTPTAGVAFNSVAGEPNYTSGAAGSASANSHQKHVKAVGATTCVLCHSATVDATGTQIIGSHTNKVVDVVAGGTASFGYPGSKTCSNVSCHAGTGYTAANAVWGATLDCKGCHATLSGAHTRHVGTAWGTLPYYNYTSNTSTGTDTDGVTWKAYGFGCANCHPLTLANHMNGTVEVELNTATGASTLRKKNSAAAVIGSTGTGTVSCSNVYCHENTTTPQWNQTYTAATRCSGCHENAPSTDSHAAHKVGIHYDDIYSGTTGLLPASGAVGVNAGHGDPAQSTTIGCNICHYNTVNLPRNKYNSSCSTASCHGNTTGSNADATGAARITNLAFHVNGQNDIAFAPTTYIKSKAQVTDANFVNYTGGIAGWNKTRTYKQGASSYDTSKNYITVGTYSAGSCSNISCHNGVSVHWVNDFGGAQDCTMCHVNL; from the coding sequence TTGGCTGGCACAAGGGCAGAGGCTGCACCGCAGTATGATTACGGGTGCGACGCCTGCCACACCCTGCCTCCTCTTGATTCAGCCAACGGGCAGCGCATTCCGGCTACCGGCGCGTTTAAGGGCAATCATGCAGGCCATGCCGACAGTACCGCGCAGTCGTGCGTCAAGTGCCACGGCTCCGGCGTGCTCGTGTACCAGAACGGCCACCGTACCGCTGACATCAAGGTCTCCGGTAACATCAACGGTTCGGCGACCGGCAGCTACAGCCGCGCCTTCGTGAACCAGACCTCGGTGCCCCCGACTCCGCTTGGGTCCTGCTCCAACGTGAACTGCCACTTCGAGCGCACCAGCCCCGAGTGGGGTAGCGCGGCTTATGCCAGCCCGACGGATTGCAACAGCTGCCACGGCTCCTCGATGACAGCGGGCCATCCGGTTTCCGGCTCCAAGCATGGCACCTATTACGGCACCGGCACCGGCGCCTGCGTCAAGTGCCACACGGACCACAGCGCCGAGGCGAAGCCGTTTGCGCACGCGACCAGCGTGACCCACCGCGGCATCGCGCTCAACTTCACCGCGGCACCCAACAACGGCGGGAGCTACTCCGGCCCGACCAACGATTTTCTCCCGAGCCAGACCAACACCTTCGGATCCTGCTCGGGCCTCTACTGCCACAGCGACGGTACCACCAAGACCGGTCCCTTCACGACAACCACCGTCCCCAACTGGGGCAACGCGACCCTGGGCTGCAACGGCTGCCACGGCGGTCCGGCGTCCCTGGGGACCAAGATCCTCGCTACCGGCAAGCACCAGGCCCACGTCAACAACAGCGGGACCCTGGGTAGCAACTACGGCTGCGCAGACTGCCACGGCAAGACCGCGGCGAGCGATTCCGTCATCGGTACCATCGCAAACCACGTCAACACCTTCGTCGAGTACTCCGGCGCGAAGGCCGGTAAGAACTACTCCGGCGGCTCCTGCTCCACCAGCTACTGCCACACCTCCGGTAAGAAGGGTGTCACCGGCATGGCCTCGACCGTCGAACCGGCAGCTCCCTCCTGGAGCGGCGCGGCCATGGTCTGCAACGGCTGCCACGGCGCCCAGGTGACCCCGACCGCGGGTGTCGCCTTCAACTCCGTTGCGGGTGAGCCGAACTACGTCTCCGGCGCCGCGGGCTCCGGCACCGCCAACTCGCACCAGAAGCACGTAGCGGCGGCAGGCGCCAGCACCTGCGCCAACTGCCACTCGAAGACCACCACCACCGGCACCACGCTGATCGCCGCCGGCCAGCACATCGACGGCTTCATCAACTTCACCTCGGGCAACGGTAAAACCTTCGGCAAGCAGGCCAACAAGACCTGCTCCGACATCTCATGCCACTCCGGCAACGGCATCGTCGCCAACGTCGGTGCCGCGCAGTGGGGGGGGACGCTCAACTGCAACGGCTGCCACGGCGGCCCGCTGGCCCTGGGGAGCAACGTCATCGGCAGCGGCAAGCACACGGCCCACGTGAACCAGGCCGGTGTCATCGGCGACAACATGGGTTGCGTCGACTGCCACTCCAAAACGGTATCGAGCGACTCGGTTGTCTCCGACAGCTCGAAGCACATGAACAACTTCGTCGATTACTCCGGTGCACGGGCAGGCAAGAGCAGCACCTACTCGGCCGGGACCTGCTCCTCCACCTACTGCCACACCTCCGGTAAGAAGGGACAGACTGGCATGGTGGCCACCGTCGAGCCGGGGAACCCCTCCTGGAGCGGCGCTGCCCTGGGCTGCAACGGCTGCCACGGTGCCCAGGTCACCCCGACCGCCGGTGTTGCCTTCAACTCGGTGGCGGGCGAGCCGAACTACGTTTCCGGCGCCGCCGGCTCGGCCAACGCCAACTCGCACCAGAAACACGTGGGTACCGCGGGCGCTACCACCTGCGTCAGCTGCCACTCGAAGACCACCAGCACCGGCACCAGCATCATCGCAGGCAGCCAGCACCTGGACCGCTTCGCGAACTACACCGCCGGCGGCGGCAAGACCTTCGGCAAGGTTGCCAACAAGACCTGCTCCAACATCTCCTGCCACAGCGGTAGCGGCATCGTCGCCAACGTGGCCAACGCCCAGTGGGGCGCGACCCTTGGCTGCAACGGCTGCCACGGCGGCCCGACCGCTCTCGGGAGCAGCATCCTCAACACCGGCAAACACACCGCGCACGTGAACCAGGCGGGCGTCCTGGGCGACAACTACGGCTGCGTTGAGTGCCACTCCAAAACCGTATCGAGCGACTCGGTCGTTTCCGATTCCACCAAGCACCTGAACTCCTTCGTCGACTACTCCGGCGCCAAGGCAGGCAGGAGCACCACCTACAGCGGCGGCACCTGCTCCTCCACCTACTGCCACACCTCCGGCAAGAAGGGACAGACCGGCATGGTAGCGACCGTCGAGCCGGCAAACCCGTCCTGGAGCGGCGCGACCATGGGCTGCAACGGCTGCCACGGCGTACAGATCCTGCCGACCGCAGGCGTCGCCTTCAACTCGGTAGCGGGCGAGCCGAACTACGTCTCCGGCGCCGCCGGCGCTGCCAACGCCAACTCGCACCAGAAACACGTCGGTACCGCGGGGGCCACCACCTGCGCCAACTGCCACTCGAAGACCACCGCCAACGGCACCACCCTCATCTCCGGCGGGCAGCACACCGACCGCTTCATCAACTACACCGCCGGTAACGGCAAGACCTTCGGCAAGGTCGCCAACAAGACCTGCTCCAACATCTCCTGCCACTCCGGCAGCGGCATCGTCGCCAACGTGGCCAACGCCCAGTGGGGCGCGACCCTTGGCTGCAACGGCTGCCACGGCGGTCCGACCGCCCTGGGGAGCAACATCCTCAGTACCGGCAAGCACACCCAGCACGTGAACCAGGCCGGCGTGATCGGCGACAACATGGGCTGCGTCGAGTGTCACTCCAAGACTGTTTCCAGCGACTCGGTCATCTCCGACTCCACCAAGCACCTGAACGCCTTCCTCGATTACTCGGGCGCCAAGGCCGGCAAGAGCAGCACCTACGTCTCCGGCACCTGCTCCGCCACCTACTGCCACACCTCCGGTAAGAAGGGCTTCACCGGCATGGTGGCCACCGTCGAGCCGGGGAACCCCTCCTGGAGCGGCGCTGCCCTGGGCTGCAACGGCTGCCACGGTGCCCAGGTCACCCCGACCGCGGGTGTCGCCTTCAACTCGGTCGCGGGCGAGCCGAACTACGTCTCCGGCGCAGCCGGCTCCAGCAACGCCAACTCGCACCAGAAACACGTGGGTACCGCAGGAGCCACCACCTGCGCCAACTGCCACTCGAAGACCACCAGCAACGGCACCAGCATCCTGGCAGGCGGCCAGCACCTGGACCGCTTCAACAACTACACCGCGGGTAACGGCAAGACCTTCGGGAAGCTTGTCAACAAGACCTGCTCCAACATCTCCTGCCACTCCGGTAGCGGCATCGTGACCAACGTAGGCGATGCCCAGTGGGGCGCAACCCTCGGCTGCAACGGCTGCCACGGCGGCCCGGCGGCACTCGGGAGCAACATCCTCAACTCCGGCAAGCACGCCGCCCACGTCAACCAGGCCGGTGTCCTGGGCACCAACCTCGGCTGCGTGGAGTGTCACTCCAAAACGGTTTCCAGTGACTCGGTGGTATCCGACTCCACCAAGCATCTGAACTCCTTCGTCGACTACTCCGGCGCCAAGGCCGGCAAGAGCACCACCTACTCGGCCGGGACCTGCTCCGCCAGCTACTGCCACACCTCCGGCAAGAAGGGGCAGACCGGCATGGTGGCAACGGTCGAGCCGGCCAACCCGTCCTGGAGCGGCGCTGCCATGGGCTGCAACGGCTGCCACGGCGCGCAGTTGACCCCGACCGCGGGTGTTGCATTCAACTCGGTTGCAGGCGAGCCGAACTACGTCTCCGGTGCGGCAGGCGCCGCCAATGCCAACTCGCACCAGAAGCACGTCGGCGCGGCAGGCGCCACCACCTGCGCCAACTGCCACTCGAAGACCACCACCGACGGCACCACGCTGGTCGCAGGCGGCCAGCACCTGGATCGCTTCAGCAACTACACCGCCGGTAACGGCAAGACCTTCGGCAAGGTCGCCAACAAGACCTGCTCCAACATCTCCTGCCACTCCGGCAGCGGCATCGTCGCCAACGTGGCCAACGCACAGTGGGGTGCAACCCTTGGCTGCAACGGCTGCCACGGCGGCCCGACCGCCCTGGGGAGCAACATCCTCAACACCGGCAAGCACACGGCGCACATCAACCAGGCCGGCGTGATCGGCGACAACATCGGCTGCGTTGCCTGCCACGCGAAGACGGTTTCCAGCGATTCCGTAATCTCGGACAGCACCAAACACCTGAACTCCTTCGTCGACTACTCCGGCGTCCAGGCAGGTAAGAGCACCACCTATTCGGCGGGCACCTGCTCGGCCACCTACTGCCATACTTCCGGTAAGAAGGGCTTCACCGGGATGGTGGCGACCGTCGAGCCGGCGGCTCCGTCCTGGAGCGGTTCGGCCCTTGGCTGCACCGGCTGCCACGGCGCACAGGTACTGCCGACCGCGGGCGTCGACTTCAACTCCGTCGCGGGTGAGCCGAACTACGTCTCCGGCGCAGCAGGTTCCGACAACGCCAACTCGCACAAGAAACACGTCGGGGCAAGCGGGGCAGTCACCTGCGTCTACTGCCACTCGAAGACCACCACCACCGGCACAAGCATCGTGGCCGGCGGTCAGCACATCAACTCGTTCAACAACTACACCGCAGGCGGCGGCAAGACCTTTGGCAAGCAGGCCAACAAGACCTGCTCCAACATCTCCTGCCACTCCGGTAACGGCATCGTCGCCGGCGTGCCGAGCGCACAATGGGGTGCGACGCTTAACTGCAACGGCTGCCACGGCGGCCCGGCTGCTCTGGTCACCAACGTCCTCGTGACCGGCAAGCACACCGCGCACATCAACAACGCGAGTGCCGGCGGCAACTACGGCTGTGTCGACTGCCACGCCAAGACGGTTTCCAGCGACAGCGCAATCGCCGACACCACCAAACACGGCAACGCCTTCGTCGACTACTCCGGCGTAAGAGCCGGCAAGAGCAGCACCTACGTCTCCGGCACCTGCTCCGCCACCTACTGCCATACCTCCGGTAAGAAAGGGCAGACCGGCATGGTGGCCACCGTCGAGCCGGCCAACCCGTCCTGGAGCGGCGCGGCCCTTGGCTGCAACGGCTGCCACGGCGCCCAGGTCACCCCGACCGCCGGGGTCGCCTTCAACTCCGTTGCCGGCGAGCCTAACTACACAAGCGGCGCCGCAGGCTCCGCGAGCGCGAACTCGCACCAGAAACACGTGAAGGCCGTCGGGGCCACCACCTGCGTGCTGTGCCACAGCGCCACCGTGGATGCAACCGGCACCCAGATCATCGGCAGCCACACCAACAAGGTGGTCGATGTCGTCGCAGGCGGCACCGCTTCCTTCGGCTACCCGGGGAGCAAGACCTGCTCCAACGTCTCCTGCCACGCGGGCACCGGTTACACCGCCGCCAACGCCGTGTGGGGCGCGACCCTCGACTGCAAGGGGTGCCACGCGACCCTGTCCGGCGCGCATACTCGTCACGTCGGCACCGCCTGGGGCACCCTGCCGTACTACAACTACACGTCGAACACCTCGACCGGTACCGACACCGACGGCGTCACCTGGAAGGCCTACGGCTTCGGCTGCGCCAACTGCCACCCGCTCACCCTCGCCAACCACATGAACGGCACGGTTGAAGTGGAACTGAACACCGCTACCGGCGCCAGCACGCTCAGGAAGAAGAACTCTGCTGCGGCCGTCATCGGCAGCACCGGCACCGGCACGGTCTCCTGCTCCAACGTCTACTGCCACGAGAACACCACCACGCCGCAGTGGAACCAGACCTACACCGCAGCGACCCGCTGCTCCGGTTGCCACGAGAACGCGCCGAGCACCGATTCGCACGCGGCTCACAAGGTCGGCATCCACTACGACGACATCTACTCCGGTACCACCGGCCTCTTGCCGGCTTCCGGCGCGGTTGGGGTCAACGCGGGTCACGGCGACCCGGCTCAATCGACCACCATCGGCTGCAACATCTGCCACTACAACACGGTCAACCTGCCGCGTAACAAGTACAACAGCTCCTGCTCCACCGCGTCTTGCCACGGCAACACCACCGGCAGCAACGCCGACGCGACCGGGGCCGCGAGGATCACCAACCTGGCCTTCCATGTCAACGGCCAGAACGACATCGCCTTCGCGCCGACGACGTACATCAAGTCCAAGGCCCAGGTCACCGACGCCAACTTCGTGAACTACACCGGCGGCATCGCAGGATGGAACAAGACCCGCACCTACAAGCAGGGCGCTTCCTCCTACGACACGTCGAAGAACTACATCACCGTCGGCACCTACTCGGCAGGGAGCTGCTCCAACATCTCCTGCCACAACGGTGTGTCCGTACACTGGGTGAACGACTTCGGCGGAGCCCAGGACTGCACCATGTGCCACGTCAACCTGTAA